The Coffea arabica cultivar ET-39 chromosome 6e, Coffea Arabica ET-39 HiFi, whole genome shotgun sequence genome contains the following window.
TAATCTTAGCATGGTCGTATCCTTAATTGATATATTTGCGGTTCTGAACAGTATaaagaaatttcattttgtgcCCATCTTTGCTGATCTTGGTGCCTTTCCTCAAGTTTGCGCTTTGACTCTTTTAGTTTTAACATTGCCGTATCCTTCATTGGAGAAAAGGTGTATGCAAATCACATCATCAAATTGTGCAAGTGGAGGAATAGTATCCCATCTTCTGGGCGTTTTTGGTTTTCAGAAAGAAAATTCGAATCACAATAGGTCTGTTGCGTTTCCATTTATTGGTTTGAGAATCTGAATCTGTCACTCGCCGTTTGACCTTGCGAATAACAGGGCGCGTAGTTTTAGATTTTCACCGAGGGAGAGAGTCaaactaattgcatttccggaaTTAGATGTGTAGAAATAAATGGTACGAAGTAGTATAAACTTCTTTAGGTGCGGGTCTGGTATCTCCGGGGGGCCAAAGGCCCTTCACAAAGAAACTAGCCGAAGGGGGACTTTCTCCCATACACATCATTTCTTAGCGTACACTACTATTTTGGGGACCTCTGAACACTTCGAAGTTTCGTCAAAGGATGCAAACTGGAATGTTCCTATATGAATTGTACCAGAGCTTTTTGAGTATTGGAGACTTCTGGTTGTAAACATGGGTTGGCAAATCACGTATTCAACTTTGGTTTATGAAACATACTCTCGTTGCAAGTATCATTATTCATCATCACAGGGTGTTTAATTACTTATTTAGCAAGTGTTGTTTGGTCTAATGTAATGGCCACCGTAGAAGATTCGCAGCATGCATTGGATGTCTTCATCTGTGTGTTGCTAAGATGTACTATTCAAATGTAGGACGATCAAAGTTATTGTGCAGGAATTAGAAGTACGCTAGTTATCCAATTATTTTCTCTGTTTTACACTTCAGGTCATCATGAAAAGCACAAGCTATCTATCTATACATGGGGAAAGAATTCCTGTCCCCTAATTTATACTTATTTTTTGTTAAGTAATAGGTGTGCTGCAAAGATCTATACCTGATTTATCCATTTTTATTCTCTTTTGAAGCAAGACTAGAAACACACTGCCTTGAGCATTTGGTTGGCAACAGCCGAATATGACTGAACAAATAAGACCATCAACCATTTCGACACCTCTGTGACTAACATGGATAACCCTCTTGTTAAAATAATTTcaagaaaacagaaaatcaACTGGAACCCGGTTTATGTTCCGACATCACTGTTCTCTTTACATCAAAACATTAATTCCCACCCTCTGTTCCTAAATCTCGGTTCtagttctgttttttttttactggaAAGTAAAAGCTCCAGCTCATCAGATCCGACATCTTGTCAATACATCTCCTCTCAGCTAAACTACATGTTATGCCCCTCATTGAAGAGTGATCACTTTTAAGGGATTTGTATAACACATTAATCTACAAAGAATATTCCTGAAAAGTTCACAGCTTTCACTTGTAAAAATGGAGTTTGCAGAATTTATTTTGTACATCACTAAGAGGACTCTTGCATCTCAGCCGAATTACTTGTTCCCATCAAGGTTTCAAGTACAATGGGCTGGTCTTGTTCAGTCTGCATGGTTTGAGGAACACATTTACCATATGAGCTCATCGAATTCTCCGGGGCAATTGACTGGTCTTCGATAGTCTGCTCCCGTTTGCCCTCtgatttcttcttctctttaaGTACGTACTGTCTTGGCATTACTTCAAGTAAAAAGTTCCCTCCATTCCATACAGTTGCAGAGAGTTTAAGGATTTGGAAAAAGACAGACAATTTGTAGGACAAAAATATGGGTACTGTAAGTGCCATTGTTGCCACTGTAAATATTCCTTGGAGGACAATATACATAAGCAACCGGTTCTGATCTCCAAGAATACCACTTAAACGCCACCATATGTTGTTAGCTTTCTGTGCTTTTTTGGAGAGCTCTCTGCAAAATAGTGAATGAACAGAACAAAACCAATAAGGCTAAAGATAAAGTCATAGGAAGAAGGATTAAATCAAGAGTAACTGGACATTTCCACTTGTGcaagagtgtgtgtgtgtgtgtgagagagagagtaatGATGAAGAATCAGATAAAAAGCACTAACCTGTAAGAGGTCATAACTTCAGGGTCCTGTAAAAGTCTCTGCCTACGGAGGACATCTACAATGAGAAAATAAAGAGCCTGCCAGAGACAGTAAGCAACTAATGGAACAAGAAATAGCCACGTCCAGAGGTTATACTTGCTTTCTACATAAGGCCATGAAGGTCGGCGAGGAGTCCCCTCAGGGTGCATGGCTTCAAAAAACACAGGATCCCACCATCGAATTGTGAAGAAAACCAACCCTGAATTCAGAATTATCAAGTAAGCTACAATTTGCACCGGACAACTGAATAACAAATTTACTTGAAACTACACGGGAAAGAACCATGCCATCACTTCAGAGGAAAAAATTTGCACTCCAGCGAACGCAACTTAAAGAAGATGATGTATGTAGGCACAGAATAAGAGGGTGTTTTGTGCATATGCCTTTGTCTCTTAGGTAGCCTTCAGTAATATGGGTGCTCTAGGAGGAAAGTCTCTTAGGTAGCCTTCAGTAATACAGGTGCTCTAGGAGGAAAGCAAACGATTCTTCTACCGTTATTAGCAATTGTGAGGCATAGCCACACATGCAGACTTGCAAGTTAAGAAAGGATGGACGTCCTTTCTGTCAAAGGATGTTTATAGTTTACATGACAAGATTTTTTATTATTCTCACACGAGCTTTAACTAACTATTTGCATCAATAGCTCCAAAAGGAGTGCTTAATAAGACCACCATAAACATGCAAAGAAAGACGTCACCATATAGAAAATTTTCATCAGGCCACATGAAAATGTGACAAAAGTATCTTGATGATGTCAAAAATTCTAGAGTCTAAAGTTGTTAAAAGACCTAAAATGTATTaaacaatataaagcaatactCTTAAGTCAAAACATATTTGAATTGCCAAaactttctacaactttcaatTATTGCAGCTTAGATGTCATACAAGAATAGACAGGACGCATGATACCCCATAAAACTATTCCAATGCATTCAAATGCACAAAATTCTTATGTTCTTTATTATTTAAGAATATTGCTTCAGTCATAGTGAGATTTGTACAATTGAAAGAAAGTTTATATACCACCAAAAACTCCTAGCAAGAATAACTACGCTGAAATTATGGAGCCAAGGAAAATACACAAGTCGCGGCTCGTAGAGCTGAATTACTGTAAGGTTAATTCTATCTCATATTAGATCCATCTCAACAAAATTTCCAAGCATACATCTGTGGACTGCTATTGTTTCCCATTCAGCAGAGACTACAAAGGGCATTACAAgtaattaaataagaaaaataacatcTGCATATCCACTGGAAAAGATTGATACCATATTTTCTCAAACATAAACAGTTACATAATCAGGATAAAAGCACATATGCAGCGAATGAAGAAGTCAACAGGCAAGCAAATGATAGAAGCAATCAGATGTGATAAAAATGAAGGCCCACAGCTAATAACTACAAGTGCTTAATTCATTCTCATCATCATTAAACTAGACCTAGCTTTCAAGTCGAAATACCTGCTATAAAGGGGGGCTAGActagaaaagagagaaggaTGTCCAACTTACCAGGCAAAAGATGTATGAAGACGCTTACAATTTTGTCGAAAGAATTAAAGACTAAGCTGCATCTCCACACAATCAGTGCCCAAGCTAGTGGACCCTGCAGTTATGTGAGAAGTCAAGACATAAAGAAGCAAATCTTAATGCCATTTAGATGAAAACAAGGCATCTCCAGATTGATTGCTTACCTCTGCAAAAGAGAAGCAAATCATGAAAAACTTCTCATTTCTAGGAAAACAAAGAAGCATGACCAAGAATAGTGTGTTGGCGTAGTAGCAGAAGTCCTGAATGGCAAAAGAAGTACATAGTGACACAAGAGAAAGTACATTTGTAGGAGATGAAGTCTACACTGAAACAGAAAAATTCACAGATAACATGTACCATCAGAATTTCAACTAAACCTAAAGTGATTTTGTCTAATTAAGACTCTAGAACCTCTTCGACAAGGATCTAAATAACCGAGATAcgcaaaacaaaaaatatttgtGTAGTTAAATGAGCCAAAACAAGAAGTTGCAAAACAGGAAGAGCTTACCAAGAGATAATAATGCCATTTCTTGTATCGATAATAAATCCACCGTAGAGGAACAAATATGACATAGAGCAAACAATATGCATAAGGGACATCTTGAGGCCCTGCGCCACAATAGAAAAGAACCGCAAAAGCAAATTAGCAAACGACAATCCACTAGGCCTAACTAATTATTCGAGGGATAAAGATAACTGAATTGTCAAATCTTAAGAGTGTAATACTCACTGGCACCCAACAGAAAGCAGAATGTTCCAAACCCAAGAACACTCAACAAATAAGTCACCTGTCAACCCAAAAAGCTGCCAATCAGTTCAACCTAAAATCGACATCCCATGTCACCAAACCATAAGCAAAGATGctagtaaaagtaaataaacaaattatGAATCCCGGAAACAAATATGAGCTACAAAGTTGTTCTTTTAATAGCCACTGAGACCATCTGACAAACATATGGTGGGTTTTGGTCGGTCGGTTACTTGATTACCTTGTTGATGAATCTTTCGTGTTCTTCAGCCCGTTTGGCAATCTTATCTGCATGTTTAGACAAGATCTGCTTGGTTTGAACTGCTTGCTTCGACAATATCTCTTTCGTTTTAGCCACTTTCTGCGCAACAAACAATTCCCAGATGACAAAGAACTACCCAAATCGCATCACAAACTGCAAAACTAAATCAGATACGTGGGAAAAAATTAATACCTCTGATCGATCTCTGAGCCTTTTTCGAATCAACCCTCCATTTGATTCGCCATTGGAGTCCTCCGCAGAAGAAGATTCTCCGTTGCTAtacattttcttgctcaaagacTCTCCTGTGTTTTCCCGCAAgtatgaaaagaagaaaaggtggTGGTGGTTTTCTGTGCTCCTCTCCTTCGCCTGTAATTTTTGTGGGTCTGTGTGACGTATATATAAAACTGGATAGTACTATAAAAATGCCTAGCAATCAATTagagttttttttgtttttttggtgtGTGGGAGAAGCAATCAATATGAATTTGATGAAGGAAGAAGTTGTTTATGACTTGAGTTTCCTGTTAATACATTACTCCATTGACGATTCTATATATCTATACTCCCAACTGTAATCCGAGGACGCCTGCTAAATTTTGAGGCCGAATTTCATTTTATGCTATTTTAACATTTGAGCgaactaaaaaaagaaaaagaaataaatgcgTGATTAAATAGCCTACTAGTCTTCTAAGGTTATACTTTGTATCCTCACTTTCTAGGTGaaaactttcttcttttttttttttaataatcaaTTTCTTATAAGGAACGTACTATTATTCACAAAATGACATGATTGCATATAATCGAACTTGTAAAGATTTAaactttgccttttttttttattggtggTATATGTCAGGattcaacttcttttttttttttttgtagcatTTTTGTTTGAAAGTATATGGTAGGGTTCGAGCCTTATTAAAACTAGTCGGAtttaattatgaattaatcTTGTATGCattaataatgtatacactgttGTTACAGTTAGATACATGAGACGTATATAAAATtcgaattttaaatttaaatatatattagtTGTCATACATCTAATAGTGATAAAATACACATTGTCTGTATGCATAAGAATGAGTTAGACAGACAGAGATTTATTTGCTATCCGTACACGTTTCTTTCTGGTTGTGGAAAGTttggttttaaattttattactattattattagtttttataattttctctgAGCAAACACTTTGAACAGGATGTCTTTTGGTAACATCAACAGATAGAGTCAATAATGTATTATTACTCACTTTTTGTAGTTTTATAGCCAATAAGTACAATGAAGTTGTCATTAGGGATACCAAGGAACATACTCGAAGCTTCTGTTTCCAAGATTCCTcaacctttttctctttttaatttgttttaattcATTGTTGTTCTTATTGATATTTATTTCGATTTCTAAATAGCTAATAGTTAAAGTGCAAACAATGCTTCACACTTTTAGACGAAAGAATATTCGATACTTTTGGATTCAAATGTTTATTGAAAGACGCTGATATTTCATTTATGCAGAAGCTTTTGATTGCTtgtttttgaagtttttttttcgtgaaaaatatatattgtaacgatttgatatatgtcaGGTAAAAAGGTGACTAAAAAACGTGTTCACAGAAaacgtaaaattttttttgaaagaaaatggctttccaaatgcagaaatttcTATGTTCACACAACCAAGAAGTATAAAAGGGATGGGATGTTCCAAAATATACTGGACCATCATATCAAAATTCTACAATGATCACAAGGGCAAGActtaaaataagaaattgatGGAATGTTCAAAGAAATGGAAAGGTTTATTAATCCTAAGATGTGATAACCTGAAGGCTGGTCTTTAACAATTTTAATTCCATAAAGAACCAAATCATTACATTCCTAAAGTGTTGtgtgaagaaaaaggaggcATCCGGGCATATATGCATGATATACACTCACTCCTTTCACTCTTGGCCCTTGCCTTAAAATAGTTTTCTGATGAGGCAACTTCTGCAGTTTTCCAAGTTTAAGATCTGGTGTATTAGATTTACCTCGTGACcgaaaagaagcaaaaaaaaaaaaaaaaaaaaaagacagagagAGAAAGTCCCGGGGCAAAAATTCATCTTTAGCCTTGTCCAAGGAGCAAAAGATAGAAGTGAGCGCAGGAAGATTTCTCGGAAGAAAAAGAACCCCAAGTACGCATGGGATGGGAATAAAAAAGAAGCCCAGGTACACCTGCGTACGAGTACGGAGCATCAAAGAAGGTACCCTGGGAATAACCCAACAATGTAACGGTTATCGCATAATTAATATTGGCAACTAGTCTATCGATTGAGCTTTTGGGCTTTTGGATATATGGAAATATGGAAATGGATCACCTGCTCCTACTACACTTCCCGAGAAAGATGCCATATCCAACTCTACACGTGGCTCCCTTACAAACTCAAGATTCTAGTTCAATCTTCCTGATTAAAGGTTGGCtcgcttttctttctttgtatgTATCAAATTATATatctattttcattttttaaagatTAGTTAATTTGTTATTATATTAACATTCTCATATTTAATGTACACAGttattagaaattttttaatatattagTTGCCTTCTAATGGCTCCAAATTGAAAAGTTTGATTGTTTAGTAATTTTATTCTTGCTCTTCATTTTAGTCAAACATGTAACATTAATTAGATTAACTCTTGTATTGAAAAACTAAATTACTCTTTAAGTTCCAAGAACAATATAGTAATGAATGATCTAATATTAATAAGGGGTATTTTGAGGAAAGTATGAACAAAAAATAAGAGAGCTTTAAGACGGATGTAAGTTTTTAGAATGTAAGTTAAAAGATTTGATCCCTTGACTTATATGTAAGCTTGGATTTTTTAAATCGTAAGCCAAAAGATTTGATCCCTTAACTCATAACCAAGTAGAGCCTTAAAACTCTCTTGGTAGCCAACTACTCTAAGCATAGTTGGTTGAGAGAAATGACAGTAGTTTGTTTCCAAAGCTTTTGTGCTTGTGATGAAAACTAGTACTAACTCTTTTTATTAGTACAAACTTAATGGTGTTTCAAAATGTGGTTAATTTCACTTTGCATCCATCAGTTATTATTTCTATTTTGGTTCTTAAAATTTAAAGTTTGATACTTTAGTTCTTTAATTATAAAATCTGTCCCATTTTAGTTCATGAATATAAAATCTATTATACTTTGATCTCCAGAATTTAAAATTTACCCCCACTTTAGTttgtaaaatataaaagttaTAAACTAAAATAGTGAAAGATTTTATGTTATGGGGATTAAAGTATGATGGGTCTTATACTTTAGAAACTAAATTggaataatttatatattttaagaaTTAAAGAATCCTTTTTTAAAATCTAAAGATCAAAGTAGGAATGGGAGTAAAATTGAATAGTATGAAGTGAAATTAGCCATTTCAAAATACCTTACCAACTGTTTTCCAACAAAAGAGCAAGCATACATGTGTGAAAGAGTATGCCTACaagcaaaaggaaagaagagtcATATGTAATGtgtggaaaataaaaaatatgtgtAAATGTATAGATAGCATATGTGATCATTAGTGCTATTTCTATATTTATGTCAAGTGTCCTATTTATTTAACTTTGTATGTGCATACTATTTATTTAAGTTTCTTTTACCTTCATATGTAAGTGATATTGACACCAGATTTTACATCGGGTAGTGGCGTAGAAAATCCCAAATTATCTTAGACGCGACGTATCGCATCCATGAATGGGTACTAAAAGAATCTTTTAGTGAGTAGTTACTAGCCCCTTATAACGTCAACATCCTGCAGCTGCACCCTTTTTATCTGCAGATGGTTGAGCTTCACttattaatttgttttttttttttgaaagtatTAATTAGTCATTAAACTTGCAGAAGATCTGTGTGATCCCTCACCCCGTCTTTCAAGGACGAGACTTTTATGCCATCTGGGCATCCCACTTATTAGACAGTGCATGTCTGCATGGAGATGTAAATAAAGGTATTTAATGCAGATGTCTGCATGTCTGCATGGCGGTGTAAATAAACGGTATTTAATTTAACGGATTCAATTCATAGAGTTGCCTACACTACTGcccaaaattcaacaaatccAATGAAATCCAAAATTCACAATTTCCAAACATTGGACGTTGAAAATGGTTTCACGCAGTCAGCCATTTATTTATTGCTGTCTCTTTGAGTGGATTGTGGTGGATATAAAGATGCCAAGGATAAGGGGATAGAGTAAAAAATTACCACCTTTCCCCCTAGCTTCTAGTGGGCAAAGATGATGGGGTGCGTAATTGCTAAATTAAATTTGTGCGAATGTATCATATCACAAAACGTGTTATATTACATAATTGATAAATGCATATAGTTATATAATTTAAATCATTTGCGAGAATACATGTAACGCTCTGAAAAATAATTTATGAAGTTATAAAAGAGTGGATTGATGTAATTTAACTATCCACCTGCTTACATCTGTGCAAATGATATTTAAGAAACCTAAGATAATTTTTATACACTATTTGCACATTTCTAGTGccacttcctttttttttctttttataaaataaaatcgaGCCAAAATAGCCTTAAGGgctcttaaaaaaaaatagaataacgAGATCAACATAGAATTTTCCCGTGTTCGATGTAAGCTAGACAAGTGGAAAGGAGGCCCAAAAAGACGACAAACAGGCGTCAGTCAGAAAACAAAGCATGTGGCCCAGATAGTGAGCCCAGGCTTTCCTATGCCTTTGAAGTTCGAAGTTGGTGGGCAGCCCAAATTTTAAGTTTCAAAAACGTCCCTCCATTCGTCAACACACGCTCCACTCTCCTTTTTGTTTGTTTAGACTTGACAGGGCAGACGCTCCAATCTCTCCGTCTCATTCACCAAATTCCAATTCTACTTTCATtcaattttttaatccaaaagtGATCCTCGGGGGACTGTAGAAGTAGGaatgacttaaaaaaaaaaagagagaaagaaagaagcacAGGATAAAAAGCACAATAACAAAATAATCTGTTGCAAGAACGGATCATTTTGTCATAAAAGGTCGTATGTTTGAATCTGGTTATTGACATGGGAAATTTATAGGTGAGTAATCTATCAGTACACTTATAAGTGATCCATAATTCTAGAGCATGTCCTGACTGATCATCGAAATTGAATCCACCCAAACTTTTTTCTTaccaaaagaaagagagaacgaTGATGCATGAATGTGATATTCTATACTTCTCATTTGTTAAAACAtttgttaattttgttttcttgacaTACCGGTTTGCTAGATTGTTGTCATAGTTACCGACTATCTCTACCATAtctaaaagaagaaaatgtttttaataaataatgtaAAAGGAAATATCAACAAGTTTTTTGCAGCCTAAAATTGAGAGATAAACCCTGGTTGGATGCTACAAAATTTACCAATAAAAGGggaaaataaaatttcaacGCCATAAAAACTTACTACTATTATGTTATATCCTGCCCGAATCGGCAAATCATCTCAAACTTTTAGTATACTAGCATGTTTTAGCATTAAGCTAGCTTAACTGTGTGTGTTAAGAAAGAAGAACTTTCAATCATAGCTTTCCATACATTTTTAGCATATTCCGCCATTGTCCCCTGCAATCCCTTTCAAATTGTTATCTAGCCCTTTCACCCCATAGTTAATTAGATATTGGGCTGAGAAAAACATATgaacaaaatcaaaataaacTATTTAAACTCATGAAAAACTGCAACACTGACACATATGTGGCAAAAACAAATCTTCATGAGATTTGCTCTTATATCATGAATGAACTTACAATTTTGGAATGACTAAAATGTAACCCACAAATTTATTATGCATGAGGAAcctaattaaaattttattgatatAAAAGTCAACTAATTCATAATGTTGTTGTaataaaaactcaaatttgTACTTCAGAAATTCTCTCTTGAAAAAATTAATCAAGTTTAATAGACCTAAGATTATGAATCACCATGTGTTGATACTAAGTCTAGAAAAataggggaaaaatggacaagcaaaataaaaaatgaaaaccaggagaaagggagaaaaaaaagagacaaatagGAAAAAAGTAATATGGgagaacattttttttttgttgaaatatTAACATTGCTACGTTTTTTTGAAACACTTGTTAATATTTGaaatataacatttttttttaaacatggGAGAACATATTTTTGAAGTAACAAGGGAGAACATTTTTtgaacattccaaacaagacCCTTTTGAATACATTTCGTAATCACCTTGTTACcgtatatatatcaaatcgctacagtaattttctacaaaaaaatctaaaaaaatacAATTCAAACAAGGCCTTAGTTCCCCCATTTATAACATAGGAGAACTAATATGaggtgaaaaaagaaatacaaacaaAGTACAGGGAACaatcataaatatttttaaGTACAAGGTCACCTGCTTGCGGCAAAACAACTTACAATTTCGTTTACATTTTTTTGGGGTTTAAACTTTGAATTGAAATACGGTCACGCTCCTTCCAAAAAAACAATACGGTCACGCCAaggttgagagagagagagagagagagagaga
Protein-coding sequences here:
- the LOC113694666 gene encoding glycerophosphocholine acyltransferase 1-like, producing MYSNGESSSAEDSNGESNGGLIRKRLRDRSEKVAKTKEILSKQAVQTKQILSKHADKIAKRAEEHERFINKVTYLLSVLGFGTFCFLLGARPQDVPYAYCLLYVIFVPLRWIYYRYKKWHYYLLDFCYYANTLFLVMLLCFPRNEKFFMICFSFAEGPLAWALIVWRCSLVFNSFDKIVSVFIHLLPGLVFFTIRWWDPVFFEAMHPEGTPRRPSWPYVESKYNLWTWLFLVPLVAYCLWQALYFLIVDVLRRQRLLQDPEVMTSYRELSKKAQKANNIWWRLSGILGDQNRLLMYIVLQGIFTVATMALTVPIFLSYKLSVFFQILKLSATVWNGGNFLLEVMPRQYVLKEKKKSEGKREQTIEDQSIAPENSMSSYGKCVPQTMQTEQDQPIVLETLMGTSNSAEMQESS